One genomic segment of Natrononativus amylolyticus includes these proteins:
- a CDS encoding NAD-dependent epimerase/dehydratase family protein → MTVVVTGATGGAGSRIVEELATAGREVVGVDLERPPNPRESDATFLEADLTDQGQAWEAIQTAEPDAVVHFAAIPRPGITTDAETFMTNVSSAYHVLEAAGRAGADVVWASSESIYGSVFAAEPWLPDYLPVDESHPRRPADPYATSKLVGEELGAMAARKHGISVISIRPSWITYSGEQRTAAARERFDPETAEKSGNFWTYVDVRDVVSMVRAALEADRDGHDVYLAAAAENFLGRPTADVIETVFGELPGECDLEGDESAFTTAKARAELGWEPAHSWREAELEEPCKPAFLRSDG, encoded by the coding sequence ATGACAGTCGTCGTAACCGGGGCGACCGGCGGCGCTGGCAGCCGGATCGTCGAGGAGCTCGCGACCGCCGGCCGCGAGGTCGTCGGCGTCGACCTCGAACGACCGCCGAACCCCCGCGAGAGCGATGCGACGTTCCTCGAGGCCGACCTGACCGACCAGGGCCAGGCCTGGGAGGCGATCCAGACGGCGGAACCCGACGCGGTGGTTCACTTCGCGGCGATCCCGCGACCCGGGATCACGACCGACGCCGAGACCTTCATGACGAACGTCTCGAGTGCCTACCACGTCCTCGAGGCCGCCGGGAGAGCGGGGGCAGACGTGGTCTGGGCCTCGAGCGAGAGCATCTACGGCTCGGTGTTCGCCGCCGAGCCGTGGCTCCCCGACTATCTCCCGGTCGACGAGTCCCACCCGCGGCGGCCGGCGGACCCCTACGCGACCTCCAAACTCGTCGGCGAGGAGCTCGGGGCGATGGCCGCCCGCAAACACGGGATCTCGGTGATCTCGATCCGCCCGTCCTGGATCACCTATTCCGGCGAGCAGCGCACCGCCGCGGCACGCGAGCGATTCGACCCCGAAACCGCCGAGAAGAGCGGCAACTTCTGGACCTACGTGGACGTGCGCGACGTGGTCTCGATGGTCCGGGCCGCCCTCGAGGCCGACCGCGACGGCCACGACGTCTACCTGGCGGCCGCGGCGGAGAACTTCCTGGGTCGGCCGACCGCCGACGTGATCGAGACGGTGTTCGGCGAGTTGCCCGGGGAGTGCGACCTCGAGGGCGACGAGTCGGCGTTCACCACCGCGAAAGCCCGCGCGGAGCTGGGCTGGGAGCCGGCGCACTCCTGGCGGGAGGCGGAGCTCGAGGAGCCGTGCAAGCCGGCGTTTCTGCGCTCTGACGGCTGA